The DNA region GGTTTAATATCTACAGACGAGTTTTTAGACTTTTACGCTGATAACTTTCCAAAATTGAATAAAGACGAATTAAAATCTATTTGGAATTTTATTTTAAGAGATTTCCCAGAACATAGACTAAAGTTTATCAAACAATTAGCAAAGGACAACAATCATCAATTAATATTATTAAGTAATACTAACGAGCTTCACATAGATTACATCAAAAAGAATGTTTCTTTTTATGAAGAATTTAAAAATTGTTTTGACCAATTCTATCTGTCTCATGAAATTAATTTAAGAAAACCCAATGCAGATATTTTCAATTTTGTATTAACTGAAAATAATCTCAAAGCAGAAGAATGTCTTTTTATTGACGACACTTTAGAAAACACACAAACTGCACAACAATTAGGAATTAATGTTTGGAATAACAATCCAGCTACCGAAGATATTGTTGATATTTTTACAATTAAAAAGGAGTTATTTTAATAAAATTCGTCAGTTAGAGTGAATTTTTATAACCTCTTAGTTCACGATACAATTTTTCGTACCTCAAAATTACTCGAACTGACGCATTATTATATTTTTGTTTAAAATATTCAATATAAATAAATGTACTTACTGCTTAGCATACTAGCTTCTACATTAATATTTATCATTTTTACTTTAGTTGGTAAGTATAAAATAAATACACTGCAAACTATTGTATTTAATTACTTTACTGCGTTTAGCTTAGGTGTTATTAGTTACAGTCAGCCAATAGATACTCAAAACATTATACAATCCAAATGGTTTTATGGCGCAATTGGTTTAGGCGTTTTATTTATTTCAATTTTTAACGTTATGGCTTTAACAGCGCAACGTAACGGAATTTCAGTTGCGTCTGTTGCTAGTAAAATGAGTGTGATCATTCCCATAATTTTTGGACTTTTTGCTTATAATGAAAGTTTAGGTTTACAAAAAGCGGTTGGTATTTTATTAGCATTAGTTGCTGTGTATTTAGCGTCGGTTAAAAAACGTAGCGAAACTGGTTTTGCATTAAAAGGACTTTGGCTTCCGTTATTGTTATTTTTTGGATCTGGCGTTATTGATACATCCATAAAATATATCGAAACTAATTTTATTCCAGATGGCGATATCCCAATATTTTCGGCATGTATATTTATGATGGCTGGATTAATTGGTGTTGGATTTATTTCCGCGAAAGCGATACAAAAACAATTCACTTTTGATAAAAAAGCAATCCTTTCTGGATTTATTTTAGGTATAGTAAACTACTACTCTATTTACATGTTATTAAAAGCTTTAGATGCCGAAAATTTTGAAAGTTCGACCATTTTCACTGTTAATAATGTAGCTATTGTAATGCTTTCAACCTTAGTTGGATTGCTATTTTTTAAAGAGAAATTATCTATAAAAAATTGGTCAGGGATTGCTATTGCAATTATATCTATTATATTAGTGACTTTAGCTTAATTTATGGAAAACGATACTTACAAAACCATTGTAAAACCAAATGACGAAGTACTTTTTAAAGACAAAAACTCTAAGTTTTTTGGGTATGCATTTCCTGTAAAAAATGAAGATGAAGTTAAAGCACACATCGAAGATCTAAAAAAGCAACATCACAGTGCAAGACATTGGTGCTATGCGTACCAAATTGGATTTGAAGAACCTAATTTAATATACCGCGCCAATGATGATGGCGAACCTAATAATAGTGCAGGAATGCCAATTTATGGTCAAATTCAATCTTTTGAAGTTACCAATGTACTAATTGTAGTTGTTAGATATTTTGGTGGTGTAAAATTAGGTGTTGGCGGATTAATAAACGCTT from Mesoflavibacter profundi includes:
- a CDS encoding HAD-IA family hydrolase → MIKTIIFDFGDVFINLDKEGALKLALEKFEITELDEELQSINALYEQGLISTDEFLDFYADNFPKLNKDELKSIWNFILRDFPEHRLKFIKQLAKDNNHQLILLSNTNELHIDYIKKNVSFYEEFKNCFDQFYLSHEINLRKPNADIFNFVLTENNLKAEECLFIDDTLENTQTAQQLGINVWNNNPATEDIVDIFTIKKELF
- a CDS encoding EamA family transporter, with translation MYLLLSILASTLIFIIFTLVGKYKINTLQTIVFNYFTAFSLGVISYSQPIDTQNIIQSKWFYGAIGLGVLFISIFNVMALTAQRNGISVASVASKMSVIIPIIFGLFAYNESLGLQKAVGILLALVAVYLASVKKRSETGFALKGLWLPLLLFFGSGVIDTSIKYIETNFIPDGDIPIFSACIFMMAGLIGVGFISAKAIQKQFTFDKKAILSGFILGIVNYYSIYMLLKALDAENFESSTIFTVNNVAIVMLSTLVGLLFFKEKLSIKNWSGIAIAIISIILVTLA
- a CDS encoding IMPACT family protein; amino-acid sequence: MENDTYKTIVKPNDEVLFKDKNSKFFGYAFPVKNEDEVKAHIEDLKKQHHSARHWCYAYQIGFEEPNLIYRANDDGEPNNSAGMPIYGQIQSFEVTNVLIVVVRYFGGVKLGVGGLINAYKTTAQMALEACKIVTKTINVDFVIIFDYKNMNKVMRVIKEKNLNITNQKLELDCQITISVRKKDANTIASIFDSIYEVEIKELDN